A portion of the Drosophila sechellia strain sech25 chromosome 2R, ASM438219v1, whole genome shotgun sequence genome contains these proteins:
- the LOC6620604 gene encoding presequence protease, mitochondrial isoform X1 → MIRFSTDAAEFVIKGGMLSRWNLLWSSQYKILRNQLKNFKSVSTYKDIPGVDAKQPKLSPLQFGSIPHVTKKRKYKYKEGKTYHGFQCERVEHISEFELTSYTFRYERTGTELWHIDRNDSNSVFSINFRTTPFDSTGLPHILEHLSLCGSQKYPVRDPFFKMLNRSVATFMNAMTGPDYTIYPFSTMNEIDFRNLQHIYLDAVFRPNLAYFDFLQEGWRLENKDIFDKHSKLVIKGVVYNEMKGAFSENAQVFSQNLLNNIFPDHTYRHVSGGNPLEIPKLAYNDLVEFHKKYYHPSNARIYSYGLYDVSKTLALLDEEYLSDQSWVDNSYSLIRQQERWTQPRLVHISSRLDNMGTTIDRQNQIAIALLMCDATNIQESFELHVLSELLIRGPNSPFYKNLIEPNFSGGYNQTTGYSSDTKDTTFVVGLQDLRVEDFKKCIEIFDKTIINSMNVGFDSQHVESVLHNLELSLKHQNPNFGNTLLFNSTALWNHDGDVVSNLRVSDMISALRGSISQNKNYFQEKIEKYFANNNHRLTLTMSPDEAYEDKFKQAELELVEQKVKLLDEAKLKKIYERGLILDSYQKAESNTDLLPCLTMNDVRDPPKWPKLFIQNVQNVRTQICKVPTNEITYFKCMFNITGLSPEETHLMPLFCNVISAMGTTNYNYREFDKHILLKTGGFDFKLHLIEDVRDSKSYSLSVMINTHALNNNVPEMFGLCQELIKNVRFDDSERLKMLIENYISYISVGVASSGHLYAMLGATSQVCDTGKLKSLLYGVDHIDFMKNLVQSTSTVDICDKLSTIATRVFNKDNMRGAINTTQSYVPSAINNYEKFLESLSAFGKTQTSRNIHYLDPSCQQYVMNIPVNYCAKALFTVPYLHQDHPTLRVLAKLVSAKYLLPEIREKNGAYGAGAKISSDGIFSFYSYRDPNSTKTLNAFDETYKWLRANQNVIDQQSLFEAKLGVLQQLDTPIAPGNIGIDYFLYDVSQEDFESYRSRMLSVTIDDLQGAIENYFGKESMHYGKCILGPVNANLEFETSHKWIINN, encoded by the exons ATGATT CGATTCAGCACGGATGCTGCTGAGTTCGTGATAAAAGGTGGAATGTTATCACGGTGGAATCTGCTGTGGTCTTCACAATACAAAATCTTGAGGAATCAGCTTAAAAATTTCAAGTCGGTGTCCACATATAAGGACATTCCTGGCGTCGATGCCAAGCAGCCCAAATTATCTCCCCTACAATTTGGTAGCATACCACATGTAActaagaaaagaaaatacaagTATAAAGAAGGAAAGACATATCATGGCTTCCAATGCGAACGCGTGGAACACATTTCTGAATTTGAACTTACGTCCTATACTTTTCGATATGAGCGCACGGGTACAGAATTATGGCATATCGACCGAAATGACTCAAACAGCGTATTTTCCATTAATTTTCGAACCACGCCTTTTGATTCTACTGGTCTACCTCATATTTTAGAGCATTTATCGTTATGCGGTTCACAAAAATATCCTGTCAGGGACCCATTCTTCAAAATGCTTAACCGCTCGGTGGCGACATTTATGAATGCAATGACTGGTCCAGATTATACTATTTATCCTTTTTCGACGATGAATGAGATAGATTTTAGGAATTTGCAACATATTTACTTAGATGCCGTATTCAG ACCAAACCTGGCGTATTTCGATTTTCTTCAAGAGGGCTGGAGGCTAGAAAACAAAGATATATTCGATAAACATTCGAAGCTTGTAATCAAAGGAGTTGTTTATAACGAAATGAAAGGTGCGTTTTCTGAAAACGCGCAGGTATTTAGTCAGAATTTACTCAATAATATTTTTCCTGATCACACATATCGACATGTGTCTGGCGGGAATCCATTGGAAATACCCAAGTTAGCATACAATGATTTAGTTGAATTCCACAAAAAATATTATCATCCAAGTAATGCTCGCATATATTCCTACGGATTATATGATGTAAGTAAAACCCTTGCACTTCTTGATGAGGAGTATTTATCAGATCAAAGCTGGGTTGATAACTCTTACAGTCTAATACGTCAGCAAGAGCGTTGGACTCAGCCTCGTCTTGTACATATATCCAGTAGACTAGATAACATGGGTACAACAATCGATCGACAGAACCAAATTGCTATTGCACTGCTGATGTGTGATGCGACCAATATACAAGAAAGTTTTGAATTACACGTGCTATCTGAGCTACTAATTCGTGGGCCTAACTCCCCTTTTTACAAAAACCTTATAGAACCAAATTTTTCCGGTGGGTACAATCAAACCACTGGATATTCTTCGGATACTAAGGACACAACTTTCGTCGTTGGATTACAAGACCTTCGAGTTGAAGACTTCAAAAAATGCATTGAAATTTTTGACAAAACCATTATTAATTCAATGAATGTCGGGTTTGATTCCCAGCATGTTGAAAGTGTTCTGCACAATCTTGAGTTGTCTTTAAAGCACCAGAATCCGAACTTTGGAAATACCTTGCTTTTTAATTCCACAGCATTATGGAATCATGATGGCGATGTAGTCAGTAATCTCCGCGTATCAGATATGATATCAGCACTTCGGGGAAGCATAAGCcagaataaaaactatttcCAAGAAAAAATAGAGAAATATTTCGCCAATAACAATCATAGACTAACATTAACTATGTCACCTGATGAGGCATATGAGGATAAATTCAAACAGGCCGAGTTGGAGTTGGTGGAACAAAAAGTAAAACTTTTGGATGAAgctaagttaaaaaaaatatatgagaGAGGATTAATATTGGATTCATATCAAAAGGCTGAGTCAAATACTGATCTATTACCTTGTCTAACAATGAATGATGTAAGAGATCCACCAAAATGGCCTAAGCTATTCATTCAAAATGTTCAAAATGTTAGAACCCAGATTTGCAAGGTTCCGACCAATGAAATTACTTATTTTAAGTGCATGTTTAATATAACAGGACTAAGTCCCGAAGAAACTCACCTTATGCCGCTTTTTTGCAATGTTATTAGTGCAATGGGCACCACTAACTATAATTATCGGGAGTTCGATAAGCACATCCTCTTAAAAACCGGTGGATTTGATTTTAAGTTACATTTAATTGAAGATGTTAGGGATTCAAAAAGTTACAGTCTAAGCGTAATGATAAACACACATGCACTTAATAACAATGTTCCGGAGATGTTTGGATTGTGCCAAGAGTTGATAAAAAATGTTAGGTTCGATGACTCGGAGCGACTTAAAATGCTTATAGAAaattatatatcatatatatctgTGGGAGTGGCAAGTTCTGGTCATTTATATGCTATGTTGGGAGCAACATCACAAGTGTGTGATACCGGTAAACTCAAATCGCTACTATATGGGGTAGATCACATAGACTTTATGAAAAATCTTGTACAATCCACAAGCACGGTAGATATATGTGATAAATTGTCAACAATTGCAacaagagtttttaacaaggaTAATATGCGTGGCGCCATTAACACAACACAATCTTATGTGCCCTCGGCTATAAATAATTACGAAAAATTTTTGGAGAGCCTGTCAGCATTTGGGAAAACACAAACAAGTCGAAATATCCATTATTTGGACCCTAGCTGTCAACAATACGTGATGAACATACCAGTTAATTACTGTGCTAAAGCTTTGTTCACAGTCCCATATCTCCACCAAGACCATCCAACACTGCGAGTTTTGGCAAAATTGGTATCAGCGAAATACCTATTGCCTGAGATTCGCGAAAAGAACGGCGCTTACGGAGCTGGTGCGAAAATAAGCTCAGACGggattttcagtttttatagTTATCGAGACCCAAATTCAACTAAAACGCTTAACGCTTTTGATGAAACTTATAAATGGTTACGGGCAAACCAAAATGTAATTGACCAACAGTCTCTTTTTGAGGCGAAGCTTGGTGTGTTGCAGCAATTAGACACTCCAATAGCACCTGGGAATATTGGCATCGATTATTTTCTTTATGATGTTTCACAAGAGGATTTTGAGAGTTATCGCTCCCGTATGCTCTCTGTAACTATTGATGACCTGCAGGGCGctatagaaaattattttggAAAAGAGTCCATGCATTatggaaaatgcattttgggTCCAGTCAATGCAAATTTGGAGTTTGAAACTAGTCACAAATggataataaataattaa
- the LOC6620604 gene encoding presequence protease, mitochondrial isoform X2, translated as MLSRWNLLWSSQYKILRNQLKNFKSVSTYKDIPGVDAKQPKLSPLQFGSIPHVTKKRKYKYKEGKTYHGFQCERVEHISEFELTSYTFRYERTGTELWHIDRNDSNSVFSINFRTTPFDSTGLPHILEHLSLCGSQKYPVRDPFFKMLNRSVATFMNAMTGPDYTIYPFSTMNEIDFRNLQHIYLDAVFRPNLAYFDFLQEGWRLENKDIFDKHSKLVIKGVVYNEMKGAFSENAQVFSQNLLNNIFPDHTYRHVSGGNPLEIPKLAYNDLVEFHKKYYHPSNARIYSYGLYDVSKTLALLDEEYLSDQSWVDNSYSLIRQQERWTQPRLVHISSRLDNMGTTIDRQNQIAIALLMCDATNIQESFELHVLSELLIRGPNSPFYKNLIEPNFSGGYNQTTGYSSDTKDTTFVVGLQDLRVEDFKKCIEIFDKTIINSMNVGFDSQHVESVLHNLELSLKHQNPNFGNTLLFNSTALWNHDGDVVSNLRVSDMISALRGSISQNKNYFQEKIEKYFANNNHRLTLTMSPDEAYEDKFKQAELELVEQKVKLLDEAKLKKIYERGLILDSYQKAESNTDLLPCLTMNDVRDPPKWPKLFIQNVQNVRTQICKVPTNEITYFKCMFNITGLSPEETHLMPLFCNVISAMGTTNYNYREFDKHILLKTGGFDFKLHLIEDVRDSKSYSLSVMINTHALNNNVPEMFGLCQELIKNVRFDDSERLKMLIENYISYISVGVASSGHLYAMLGATSQVCDTGKLKSLLYGVDHIDFMKNLVQSTSTVDICDKLSTIATRVFNKDNMRGAINTTQSYVPSAINNYEKFLESLSAFGKTQTSRNIHYLDPSCQQYVMNIPVNYCAKALFTVPYLHQDHPTLRVLAKLVSAKYLLPEIREKNGAYGAGAKISSDGIFSFYSYRDPNSTKTLNAFDETYKWLRANQNVIDQQSLFEAKLGVLQQLDTPIAPGNIGIDYFLYDVSQEDFESYRSRMLSVTIDDLQGAIENYFGKESMHYGKCILGPVNANLEFETSHKWIINN; from the exons ATGTTATCACGGTGGAATCTGCTGTGGTCTTCACAATACAAAATCTTGAGGAATCAGCTTAAAAATTTCAAGTCGGTGTCCACATATAAGGACATTCCTGGCGTCGATGCCAAGCAGCCCAAATTATCTCCCCTACAATTTGGTAGCATACCACATGTAActaagaaaagaaaatacaagTATAAAGAAGGAAAGACATATCATGGCTTCCAATGCGAACGCGTGGAACACATTTCTGAATTTGAACTTACGTCCTATACTTTTCGATATGAGCGCACGGGTACAGAATTATGGCATATCGACCGAAATGACTCAAACAGCGTATTTTCCATTAATTTTCGAACCACGCCTTTTGATTCTACTGGTCTACCTCATATTTTAGAGCATTTATCGTTATGCGGTTCACAAAAATATCCTGTCAGGGACCCATTCTTCAAAATGCTTAACCGCTCGGTGGCGACATTTATGAATGCAATGACTGGTCCAGATTATACTATTTATCCTTTTTCGACGATGAATGAGATAGATTTTAGGAATTTGCAACATATTTACTTAGATGCCGTATTCAG ACCAAACCTGGCGTATTTCGATTTTCTTCAAGAGGGCTGGAGGCTAGAAAACAAAGATATATTCGATAAACATTCGAAGCTTGTAATCAAAGGAGTTGTTTATAACGAAATGAAAGGTGCGTTTTCTGAAAACGCGCAGGTATTTAGTCAGAATTTACTCAATAATATTTTTCCTGATCACACATATCGACATGTGTCTGGCGGGAATCCATTGGAAATACCCAAGTTAGCATACAATGATTTAGTTGAATTCCACAAAAAATATTATCATCCAAGTAATGCTCGCATATATTCCTACGGATTATATGATGTAAGTAAAACCCTTGCACTTCTTGATGAGGAGTATTTATCAGATCAAAGCTGGGTTGATAACTCTTACAGTCTAATACGTCAGCAAGAGCGTTGGACTCAGCCTCGTCTTGTACATATATCCAGTAGACTAGATAACATGGGTACAACAATCGATCGACAGAACCAAATTGCTATTGCACTGCTGATGTGTGATGCGACCAATATACAAGAAAGTTTTGAATTACACGTGCTATCTGAGCTACTAATTCGTGGGCCTAACTCCCCTTTTTACAAAAACCTTATAGAACCAAATTTTTCCGGTGGGTACAATCAAACCACTGGATATTCTTCGGATACTAAGGACACAACTTTCGTCGTTGGATTACAAGACCTTCGAGTTGAAGACTTCAAAAAATGCATTGAAATTTTTGACAAAACCATTATTAATTCAATGAATGTCGGGTTTGATTCCCAGCATGTTGAAAGTGTTCTGCACAATCTTGAGTTGTCTTTAAAGCACCAGAATCCGAACTTTGGAAATACCTTGCTTTTTAATTCCACAGCATTATGGAATCATGATGGCGATGTAGTCAGTAATCTCCGCGTATCAGATATGATATCAGCACTTCGGGGAAGCATAAGCcagaataaaaactatttcCAAGAAAAAATAGAGAAATATTTCGCCAATAACAATCATAGACTAACATTAACTATGTCACCTGATGAGGCATATGAGGATAAATTCAAACAGGCCGAGTTGGAGTTGGTGGAACAAAAAGTAAAACTTTTGGATGAAgctaagttaaaaaaaatatatgagaGAGGATTAATATTGGATTCATATCAAAAGGCTGAGTCAAATACTGATCTATTACCTTGTCTAACAATGAATGATGTAAGAGATCCACCAAAATGGCCTAAGCTATTCATTCAAAATGTTCAAAATGTTAGAACCCAGATTTGCAAGGTTCCGACCAATGAAATTACTTATTTTAAGTGCATGTTTAATATAACAGGACTAAGTCCCGAAGAAACTCACCTTATGCCGCTTTTTTGCAATGTTATTAGTGCAATGGGCACCACTAACTATAATTATCGGGAGTTCGATAAGCACATCCTCTTAAAAACCGGTGGATTTGATTTTAAGTTACATTTAATTGAAGATGTTAGGGATTCAAAAAGTTACAGTCTAAGCGTAATGATAAACACACATGCACTTAATAACAATGTTCCGGAGATGTTTGGATTGTGCCAAGAGTTGATAAAAAATGTTAGGTTCGATGACTCGGAGCGACTTAAAATGCTTATAGAAaattatatatcatatatatctgTGGGAGTGGCAAGTTCTGGTCATTTATATGCTATGTTGGGAGCAACATCACAAGTGTGTGATACCGGTAAACTCAAATCGCTACTATATGGGGTAGATCACATAGACTTTATGAAAAATCTTGTACAATCCACAAGCACGGTAGATATATGTGATAAATTGTCAACAATTGCAacaagagtttttaacaaggaTAATATGCGTGGCGCCATTAACACAACACAATCTTATGTGCCCTCGGCTATAAATAATTACGAAAAATTTTTGGAGAGCCTGTCAGCATTTGGGAAAACACAAACAAGTCGAAATATCCATTATTTGGACCCTAGCTGTCAACAATACGTGATGAACATACCAGTTAATTACTGTGCTAAAGCTTTGTTCACAGTCCCATATCTCCACCAAGACCATCCAACACTGCGAGTTTTGGCAAAATTGGTATCAGCGAAATACCTATTGCCTGAGATTCGCGAAAAGAACGGCGCTTACGGAGCTGGTGCGAAAATAAGCTCAGACGggattttcagtttttatagTTATCGAGACCCAAATTCAACTAAAACGCTTAACGCTTTTGATGAAACTTATAAATGGTTACGGGCAAACCAAAATGTAATTGACCAACAGTCTCTTTTTGAGGCGAAGCTTGGTGTGTTGCAGCAATTAGACACTCCAATAGCACCTGGGAATATTGGCATCGATTATTTTCTTTATGATGTTTCACAAGAGGATTTTGAGAGTTATCGCTCCCGTATGCTCTCTGTAACTATTGATGACCTGCAGGGCGctatagaaaattattttggAAAAGAGTCCATGCATTatggaaaatgcattttgggTCCAGTCAATGCAAATTTGGAGTTTGAAACTAGTCACAAATggataataaataattaa